Proteins co-encoded in one Capsicum annuum cultivar UCD-10X-F1 chromosome 9, UCD10Xv1.1, whole genome shotgun sequence genomic window:
- the LOC107842259 gene encoding homeobox-leucine zipper protein ATHB-22, with the protein MDWNGNIRPFVSRPILDNSLNFLYSYNYDQYPGMEMKHAMQTQHGGVPLPTMDNNNNNNFVFNQHQLDKKKRLSSDQLESLENSFQEEIKLDPDRKMKLAKELGLQPRQIAVWFQNRRARWKAKQLERLYDSLKQDYDVVSREKQKLQDEVLALRAILKEQATKKQVNSTVYTEISGEETVESTSMPSSNKTITRAITTSSHQNNNIINNNNNNSNMAECSYVYNVVDGLNPVMPPYWASLPTYP; encoded by the exons ATGGATTGGAATGGGAATATTAGACCTTTTGTTTCAAGACCAATTCTTGACAATTCTCTCAATTTCCTCTATAGCTACAATTATGACCAATATCCAG gTATGGAAATGAAGCATGCAATGCAAACACAACATGGTGGAGTACCACTCCCAACAatggacaacaacaacaacaacaactttgtATTCAATCAACATCAATTGGACAAGAAGAAAAGATTGTCAAGTGATCAATTAGAGTCACTTGAAAACAGTTTTCAAGAAGAAATAAAACTTGATCCAGACAGGAAAATGAAATTGGCTAAAGAACTTGGATTACAACCAAGACAAATTGCTGTTTGGTTCCAAAATAGAAGGGCTAGATGGAAGGCTAAACAACTTGAAAGACTTTATGATTCACTTAAACAAGATTATGATGTTGTTTCAAGGGAAAAACAAAAGCTCCAAGATGAG GTATTGGCATTAAGAGCAATTTTGAAGGAACAAGCCACAAAGAAGCAAGTAAATTCCACAGTTTATACTGAAATATCAGGTGAAGAAACAGTTGAAAGCACATCAATGCCAAGTTCCAACAAGACAATTACAAGAGCAATTACTACAAGTAGCCatcaaaacaataatattattaacaataataacaacaatagtaATATGGCTGAATGTAGCTATGTTTACAATGTTGTAGATGGGCTTAATCCAGTTATGCCACCTTATTGGGCCTCTTTGCCAACATATCCATGA